CAGTAAGAAAGCCCTTCTCTCAGCGCGTGAGGAACCTTACTGACGAAATGagtgtcccactcctcgaacatcacCTAATGGCTCCAACGAAGGCATTACCACCGTGGCAGCACATAGTACtgtgacttgtcttttgtagaaCATACAAAGCACGCCCCCGACACACACGTCCGAATGCACTACTTAGAAATTCAAGCAAAATACTCGCGCCCAGAATTCTACATGGACGCTTCGAAGTCGCAAGCCTGTGTTTCTTGGGCAGCGGCGGGCCAATCGGTCACGGAATCCTTTGCCCTGCTCCCGGAAACACACATTTTTACAGCTGTGGCTTATGCACTACTCTTGGCTGTaaagtactatcgaccaaaaaagtttaccgACCACATGATCTCCGGAAATGCTAAATATCGGAGCAGCCTTTAAAAAAGTAGCCactaaaaccgtacatcacaatgttgttcgcatataccagtagaggctggaaattggaataccaggctgcgttttgaggctgcggagatattcagatATTCAGCTGACTTaacatttgcctttagtgtccctttaaggagagtagaggagagcatgcacgcggcaagcgctatgctcggaagagagaacaaatgagagcgagagagaaaaaagtggAGGCCGCtgaagcttcgtctttaagagtagaacgcgatagcgttatcgggacccgttcgcatcgcatcgttcgcatacggcaagtaggcttcattcactgcaacgctgaacgtgggaaagccagctcacaaagaccaagcttacaccgatccccttaaagtcggctgcactttgaaacagaaatgcattgctggaaagacgtttttccatgggcaatataagtggtcttataataaaatgtgaaggtcctagcaccttttttattattttattaattgtttgctattgccccgacgcgcgcaggtctggtataagtgctggaaaaggggtttgtattttagcttcctcgtagcagaattcggttttctcgtacattcaaattacaatccgacgctgattggtaaacaatccgacggcgaatccgacgccgaatggtaaggtcgtactttaccatttttctgatggatttccctgtgagaaattcaatttttgttcaccaaaaccttgcacctgCGCGGTCGTGGTGGTTGGGGGTGATTTTCTCCCCCACCCACCGACATCGCACGCCcgcgccggttgccgacgccggattttctgcgacacggggcccttaactgctatcgcgttaaaaaagaaATTGCAACAGCACCACCGAGGCAACACtacggtggctagccaccatagccaacgtttatagatacttttgaaaaagtatctataaacgttgaccgtagcaacgcgcagagctgctgtcgacgccatgcgcgtttctccgtttccccgcattctCGCCGAACGCGCCGAACGCGCGGAGTGTCcttgactgcagcaggcgcctctggcggtggctcggcaggtctcgactaaagtccctagatttcctgctctttagcaaaaaaaatatctaggggaCTTTAgtctcgaccagccacgccccggcaagtgtggaggcgccgCTTGgcagtgacgtcaccggggagataaagctcggagccgccgcgacggcggcagaactctcgttgactctgacaatgtggcgagtacatgtagccttgacatgggacgaccaaagaagactCGGGTACCCGACGAagccgccgctcatcttgaagcgcgtcgcgcggcggCTAGGGACAACACACGCGGAAGAACGACGACGATGAAGAGAGCACGTGGTGTTCCAAACAGCACGAGCGCTCGAGGAGCATGACCCGAGCCGTGATCGAGAGAAAACCAGCGATGAGCTgtcattatcgacgtggctctgggccaagAAGGTTGCCTCGTCAGCATCGCGCCGGTGAAGGAGCCATGGAGGTTCGGTCAAGTCCGTGACGCTGACAGTCCAGGGTGTGACCGTCGACTTCGGCGACGCTTGAGCGAGGCTccttggaccggctgcagcctctcgcGGCAGTGCCGGACACTCCAGGAAGGATCCCCCTTCAGCGGCAGACCAGCGCGCACGATAGTCCCCGGGACGCGACGTCGGCACTTGAGTAAGGCGCCGGATGGAAGCAGTGGTCGAAcgcgtcgctaggcctaacccgtcgggCCTCTCTGCCACGTCAGCGACGGCGACAGACGTCTACCAAGGCGACGAAACCTTCAGGATCGTCGGGAGCAGCAACTCCGGAAGAGACGCGACGCGACTTGGACGCGGATCCACATGAGTCAGCGTCAAAAACGTGAGAATATTTCACTCAACCAGCGATGCAGCCAGTGAGGCtagaggcacggccgctggataaaaaaaaaaagtgcggcctgccgcgtcaggccggTCGCAAAGGGAGCGAATGTCTCAGCCGTAGTTGAATTCTCGGCCGCtgactgggccgaacggcgctagcttaCGGGGTTGGGACGCGTCGTCGCCGAGcacgcgacggcgttccaagcgcgttcgtGGTGCATTTTCTATGCCGATCCCAGACAAGTCCCCGGCTGGtgacaccgttttcgatgcacgcggcaggccgcgcctttttttattattttctttttatccagcggccgtgctagaGGTGTCCGACTGTGAGGATTGTAGAGGCTAAGACTTGCTTAAATTACCGTTTAATTAGCCGCTAGTTTTGGCTACCTGTGAGAAACGCATGTATATGTCATACTTAGTTTGTTTATTATTTACAGTTACATTTTAGTGGGGATTcttgcttttttctttgtttcattaaATCCTGTGTGCAGTGCCGTTATAAGTCTCTTAGGCCATCTAATAAACATCCGCGCCACCGAGATCCGTGAcagcggccaagcgagaatctgtgcgtcAGCAGCGAGCccattcggaataccgtgcctagtagCACTCaccatttcctagcaaaacttaggcAAGCCTAATAAAACCTGGAAGAAtttaggtcgatcaccagcttcgctgtttactccagccttgcaccactggtgcaagctgcccacgttttctttttcatttattcCTACATTCTACTAAAATGAGCTAGAATTTATCTACTACTTCCAATATATCCATTCACCAATTTTGTTTGTAGTTATAATTCTTATTGTGAAGTGGCACTACCCGGGTCATGACTAATACCCCatagtgggtatgtgccactaacgcCTAAAAGTTGAACTTAGTCTTTTTTTACGTCTACCGTTCACTTTATGTATTTTATTAAGTTCTTGATAATATTCCTACCTAGGCAACGCTGATTACATTATTATACACTGCTTGATTTCTTTTATTGGTTTTTCATCTTCGACTATTAATTTATGTTCCTTTTTTACGactcatttatttattaaataatgTATTTTAATTTTCGATCatataccacccggttcgtggcctatcccctatagtgggtttgtgccattaagGTTAAATTCTCTACGCTGtagaattgaatttctatttacatagagctCGTGTGACGATGACCCCCCTGTACCATAATTGTAaagaaattgaatcaatagaccACTACtatttatcatgccgacgttattcaaataatgttacgtgtagcggATGCCCAAgcctatttacaatttatttacagggaagctaatggaggccaagatggcgacgctgtatcaagcgggaacacgtcgtcttccttctcctcagtgcaaCCACCCTGTGGCGGCAGTTCCGTATCAATATTACTCGAAGCCCCattctgcaaaattggattaagattaactAACTGTTCCGAATCAATATTACTCGAAGCCCCattctgcaaaattggattaagattaactATACcagtgccacggccgctggataaaaaaaattggaggacgcttaagcttcgccttcaagagaggaacgcgatagcattcaaagatcctttgctgtttctcacacttcccggcaactgcagcttatgtaaccgtaatgtttaccgggaaacgctggcggtgaacgctatgcaagAAAGGCGCGCTTTcgggtagaaacgcggcctcttccGTGGGTCAGCCTtctttattgtttgcacctttaatatttcagcctgagaagatttagcataaaaggtatgcgctgtcgggtgttttgtttcataattgtttgtgggctgtcactctcaaaattccgaggaataactttgtcggGCGcactgcaatgggagcgaatgtgacagccatAGCTCCTGGCTCCATGgttgggccgaacggcgctagccatcggaaCAGTGCCTAgaccatcggcgatggaacgcgtcgacttgcacgcgcgacggcgttccaagcgcgttcctgacgcatttgctatgccgatgccagacaacagcccccgacgtgtggcgccgcggcggatgaCACCGTTCGATGCAcacggcaggccgcaccttttttagatgcgaagcatcttatgctcggggctatgtccctccctgaatccgccgtgcggcctccacacccgcactgcgcatgcgcgtcctcctcccctcctctccttgtctcctctcggcattcctcctctcccctCCAACGCTCCTcacctctgcgcatgcgcatcctcctccccctcctctcattGTCTCATCTCCACTCCTCtctgacgctcctctccggattgcgcaacgaatggcaacacctgcggctccgtgcacgataatgcgaagcagcttaggttagaggcgcgacggtaggcgccccagaggcaccggcaacagtcaccaacgcggcgcgcgttcggtgcgaacgcgggcaaaacgctgacggcgtcgacaacagttctgcgcgttgctggtgctgctgcatgtccaagtttatacagctgatcaaacccttaagcgggagatccgatgattccctccggagcttcgcccactcatcatcattcaccccgtggatatgctgtgatttttttttatccagcgacGGTGCCAGTGTGGTAGGAAGGAGGAATTGAGATGCGTGTGCTTGGTGTGCGGCGCCGAGAAGTGAATTGCGCGGGAATTTCAGTGCGgtaatgtattgggctttgaacgcaggcggcagtcaatacattgacaagtcgcttgaccccacctgtggaacttgcaccacgggtgcgccagccacagcacaccacttgctatggacatgtcctggcctatcctcactgcgaagaatctgccttgcttggctgcagagctcagtcgtcacactcaatgactggatccttcctcaacaccgcaaagctatatatgacagcttgctcatctaCCTTAGACTGGGGctgccttttcatacatgtagaattttcttttttattatttagtaaacgtctctctctctctctctctctctctctctctctctctctctctctcagtgcttgttctcggtgtgcggggccgaagAGCTCGGGAGTGCGCGTGGTCGGTACGCGCTCCGCGACAGATCAGCTCGAGCGACGGGGCCGACAAGCTGAGCGGAGCGGGCCAGCCCGGTGGTCTCTCGCCGGGCTCTGCTGATTCGAGCGGCGGGCCACGTCCCGACGTCACCGGTCCCGACCCTGTTAAACCGGGCTTCGCTCCGGCTCGCTGCACTTGGGAGGCCCAGCTACTTACTGGCAGATCCTGCCGTATTCGGGCTTCGCGCCGGCTCCCTGACGTTCCCGAGGCAGGCTTTGCTGCTGCGTCCATCGCCGTCCTGCCCTGTCGAGGCCGGGCTGCGCCCCGGCTCCTGTTGCGGCCGAAATGGGCCGCCCGATATGCGGTGTCATCGCCGTTCGTCACCCGCCGAGGCCGGGCAGCGCCCCGGTTCCCGTCACTGTCGCAGCGACGTGCGGCTGAGCTGCGTCCCAGCCGTCGTTACCACAACGTTGCGGCGGGTGACCCACTACCGCGATTGGAACTGTGAGTGGTTACAGCACCTGATTGAGATTATCCACAATAGCGCCACGACCTGTGTAATAACAGGTGTAATTAGTGTGTAGTTCGTGTGCGTCTAGTCCCTTGTCTGCTGTCCATGTTAAAAATCGTTCCTCTCTGTCTTTGGGCGATTCCTTAGTCCGTCCgactgacctgcgcccacaacaagTAATATTATCATTCGGGGCCACCGCCCTAGGCTATAGCCACAGAGAGGTTTGTTGCGCAGCGTTTGACGTTTTAACTGAAACAAGACCATTACCCTGGTAATTATAGTAGCTTTATTtcacctatcagatcagtattcatttcactgaaattggtttctccaaattctttagtaacattgtatttattcTCACCTTGATTGTAACCTCATTTAAAACTCGCCCTTCAGTTAATCTGACCGCTCGCTGGCATACTAGTCTAGTTATTCCaaaagcttatttatttattttttgtttctttttcttttacattgcgtttctcatttcaaaaaaaaattctttagctacctactgccgcccgattcttggcctatccccctcagtgggtacgAGCCAAGATAGaggaccatcatcatcatctttgtgTAAGACAGTCTCAGAATGTTCGAAATGGGCGTCTATAGTAGCGCTTTTGCGGTGCTTCTGCAAGCAGCGTACATCTTATCTGCCAATGAGGCAATCAGCTTGGGGACGCCCCCACTGCTAACCAAGTATGGGGGAGATGGGAGTGATATACTTATGTTCTACTGGTCGGGAAAGCAATCCCTAAACTGCCGTTACCGCCCCGCTTTCCTCTACTCGAAGAAATGGCTCAGTGGACACGACACTCAGCTCGTGAGCATCCGCCAGTAAACTAAATTCCTGGCGGCGCCGGTCGCATTAGTTTTCTGTGGTTTTGGTGTGCGTTGAAGAACCCCGCATTTTCGAAATTATCCCCAAGCCCCGCTATGGCGTCTCTC
This region of Dermacentor silvarum isolate Dsil-2018 chromosome 5, BIME_Dsil_1.4, whole genome shotgun sequence genomic DNA includes:
- the LOC125945657 gene encoding uncharacterized protein LOC125945657, with translation MSQRQKLLVLGVRGRRARECAWSVRAPRQISSSDGADKLSGAGQPGGLSPGSADSSGGPRPDVTGPDPVKPGFAPARCTWEAQLLTGRSCRIRASRRLPDVPEAGFAAASIAVLPCRGRAAPRLLLRPKWAARYAVSSPFVTRRGRAAPRFPSLSQRRAAELRPSRRYHNVAAGDPLPRLEL